The DNA region ATGCCTGGCAATCGGATACGTAATCCAAATCATCCGCCTGAAGCGGAGTCTGTGGCCCACCCACTTTGACAGGCGAATCCTTCGCTGCCAGCAATTCCAACTCCTTGGCCAACACCGCAGCCGGATCGGCCTTCCCATTTTTCATCGAACTCTGCTTCTTCATGACAATCGGGTGACCTGTTAATGTTTCGCTTGTGGCTGTCCTTCGCTCGCCTGCTCACGCAGCTTGGCCAATACCTTGTCCCTGGGGCCTGAGAGATAGACCTTTCCTTGGTCCAAGACCAAACAATGCGTCGCAATCTTCACCACCGACATCTTGTGCGTGGCTACGACCATCGCTCGCTCGGGATCCTCCTTAACGTACGCCTGGATCGCCTTGAGGGCCCGCATCTCACTAGTCACGTCCATGTTTGCCGTCGGTTCATCGAGCAATAGAACCTTCGGCGTCTGTAACAACACACGAGCCAAACAAATCGCCTGCCGCTCCCCTCCGGAGAAACTTTGCCCCCGCTCCGTCACCGGCGCGTAAAGCCCCATCGGGTGACTGTTTATCAGATCGCCAATCCCGATCTTATTCGCCACCTCGATGATTTCCTCATCACTGGCCCACGGTTTCCCGAGACTCAGGTTGTCTCTCAGGGTTCCCTGAAACAGGGCCGACTCCTGTTGCATGTAACCAGCAAGACGGCGCAAGGTCGCTGGGTGGTATTGCGAATAGTCGAGATCATTGAGCAGAATCTGGCCGTCACAAGGTTCGTTGATCTTGTTCAAGAGCTTCAACAACGAGCTCTTGCCCGAACCGATCTTCCCTAGCACCGCCCAGCACTCGCCAGGACGAATGTGAAGGTTCAGTCCCTTGATCGCATAACGGCCCTCATCATCATATTTCAGGTTCACATCCTTGAGTTGGTAATCGGGCACCAACTCGGTCACCAATGAGAACTTCTGGCTCTGATCGCCTCCATACTCCAGCGGCATCGCCATCACCTCACTAAGCCCTTTGAGCGAGGTCTTCACCTGCGCCAGACGTGTACCAATCGCAGCAACCGAAGCCAATGGGTTCAGTGCGCGGGACAACAAAATGATACAGGCGATCATCGCCCCCATTGTCATGTCTCCAGCCTTCACCTGGAACACACACAGCACGACCAGAATGACATTGGACGTATTGATAATCCACGACGACGAGCAGTTCGCCAGCAGGGAATACCAGTGCGCTTTGACATCCACATCAGATGAATCCCGGATCATGCGCTCCATGCGGTGCCGGAAGAACCCCTGTGAGTTACTCCCCTTGACCGCTTCCAATCCATGGATCGTCTCCGCTAGGAATGCCTGCCGTTCCAACCCTTGGCGGTAGCTCTCGCTCGCCACGCGCATCAGAGGAAACCTCGCTAGGAAGCCCATCACCAACATGCAAATCGCCGCCGCAACAGGAACCCACCCCACAGGGCCTCCCAAGTGGAAGATCACTCCGATCATCAACAAACTAATCGGCATGTCCACCAAGCCAGCGAGCGTCGCGGAAATGAAGAACTCCCGCAGTGACTCATACGCCCTCGCTTTGCCCGCCAAAATCCCCGACGACCCCGTCTTCCCCTTCATGCTCACCGCCATCAAATGGTCATACACCATCCCTGAAAGCACCCCGTCCAACCGCTTGCCCAAACGCCCGAGAAACGCTCCGCGAAGCAACCTCATGAAAAACTCAAACACAAAGATCGCCAGCACCCCGACCGCCAACACCCACAAAGTCTCCACCGCATTGTTAGGAACTACGCGATCATAAACTGTCATGGTGAAAATCGGCATCGCGATCGCAAACAGGTTCACCATCAACGAAGCCGGAATCGCACGCAGAATCTCGGACTTGAACTGCCACACCGTTTTCCAGAACCAGCCCGTATTATCCCCCGCCGCATAAGCCGCGCTGCGGTTTTCCTCTTCAAAGCGGCTCTCAAACCCCGACGGCCGGAACATCACCAAGTACCCCGAGTAGAGCTTGTTCAACGCACCACGGCCTATGTTCACCCACTGCTGCTTCTCCTTGTCCCACTCCAAAGTATTTGGAGCCCCCGCCTGACCAGACGGCTCGATCACAGCGACTCCCCCCTCTTTCAAAATCAACAACGCCGGCAACACCGCCTCGTGCAGCTTGGCGATGGGCCGCTTCACCAAACGGCACTGAAACCCAATCCGGCGCGCAATCTCGAGCAAACTCTCCATCGAAATCGAAGCCTTCTCCACCGGCACTCCGGCCGACGCCTCATCCCAACTAAATGAAATACTGTGCCAACCGGCCATCCGCTCCAATCCCTGGCATAGCGGGCTTCTCGTCCAAAAACCTTCCCTCCCCTTGAGAGGAGTACGGGGGCTTTCGATGCCACTCAAGTCCACCTCGGTGGAGCCCTCACTCAGCGTAGAATCTTGCACGGGGGTTGATGCCATAACCTACACCCTACACATCTACATGACGCTTAGGAAGTTTTAAAGACACAGCAACATGTAACACTCCCCCCACGTCAGTTCGCCAGCACCTTGGTTAGCAAACAAAAACAACCCACCGCCCCGGCTGTAAATTGCCAGAGCGGCGGGTTGCTTGATTGAGGCCGACTGATTACACGACCACTGCTGGTGGCACATCGTCGCCGCCGTCCGAAACCACATCAGGTGGAGTCAGCAGGCTGGTGTCTTCAGCAGGAGGAGCGAGCTCCTCACCACTGTTGGCAACTGCCATGTCATCGGCTGGAGCGTCCTCACCGGAATCCGGCAACAAGCTCTCGATCGATTCGGCCTCTGTGGCAATTTCGGCCAACTCTGGAGCCTCATCGCTACCGACGCTGTTGATCTCGTCGAGCACATCTCCCATCGATTCATCGTTACCTTCACGAAGGTCAAGAATCACATCAGCGAGCTCGCCAGTGGTTCCGTCCTCATTGGTGTAGGTTGATTGCCCGGTCACAAACGCGTCGCCATTTGCGGCAGTGTAACCTTCGCCATCGCTTTCAAGATCGATGCTGGCGATACCGCGCTCGGTCAGGGAGGTCAACTCACCGACATCAGTCTCAGCGTCGCCGTCCTGATCCTGCCAGACCATGAACTTGTCGAACTCGTCATCGTTGGCATCCAGGACTCCATCTCCATTGCTATCAAATGCAAGGGCGAGGCCTTCCAGGTCGGTATCCGCATCCGGATGTTTGTCAGCAAACATCATTTCGGATCCATCATCGACCACGCCGTTCTGGTTGCCGTCATAGACCAACCAGCCGTCGTCAGAGTTCAACCAGGCGGATTGCTCGAGGTCGCCATCGCCGTCGAAGTCAAAGCCCGCATTCGCGATCTCTTCGATCGACACGAGCTCGATGCCGTCACCATCCAGGTCAAGCGCGATTGGTGGAGCTGGAGCCACCGCGGTGACATCAATGGTCAGCGTTGCGACGGACGTATCACCGTCCACGTCCTCAATGGTGTAGAGGAAGTTCTCCACGCCGAACGCACCATTCACAGCAGTGGTGTACTCATAATCACCTGCATTGATGCTGAAGACATCGGCGAACTCGAAGGTAAACGAGCCACCCAGCGCAGTCACCAGAGCCAGCGTGCTGCCAGCCACCACATTCGCATTGCTGCTATTGGTGATTTGGTTCAACGCAGAGTCATAGGTGTAGGTGGTTCCATTGTGCGCAATGCTCACCAGGCCGCCTGCTCCATCAGCACCGAAGTCATCGGCCACTCCACCATTGGCATCGCCATCCAACACGTTGCCAGAGACATCATTGGTGATGGTCGAGTTGAACGTATCGTTCAAATCGCTGGCGGAGGTGATCTGAATCACGTTGCCGGCAGGAGCATCGTTAGGATACCCCACATCTTGCAGGTCTCCATCCGATGGACCGCTGCCAATGCCGATGGCATAGGCATTGTCGATGCCCTCGGTCACTCCCGCACCTGGATCCGTGTCTGCCGTCTGCAGGAACGCCTCCCAATCGGCAACCTGAGCATCAGTCAACGGATCATACCCGTTAGGGCTCCGTGGCTCACCATCAGAGATGAAGTACACGTTGTTCAGGTCGGCAATCTGCGGTGCAGGCTCCCATGAGTTCTCGGTGTCATTCAGAGCATCCCTGTAGTTGGTCCAGCCACTACCGGTGATAGGACTCAGGAAGTTCGCAAGATCAACCAATCCCTGCGCGGTGGTCACATCGAACCAAACCGATGGTGCACCAGCTTCAGTAGCAAATGGAATTACACGCACTGACTGCACTCCTGGCTGCTCGGCGAACTCAAGGATCGCTGCCTTCGCCAATGAGATCGGATCTCCAGGGTTTGTCTTGTCGCCCATCGACCCCGACTGGTCCAAAATGAACAACGCATTCAATGTCTGGCTACCAGTAGCCTCCACCGAGTAACTGTCATCATTGGCAGTCGGCACCGCATCCACGGTGATGGTCAGGGCCGCCGAGTCAGACGCTCCATTGGCATCCTCCAGGGTGTAGATGAACTGCTCAACCGGCGCATTATCGGTTGGTGCCGTGTAGTTGTAGGTACCCACATTGTCTCCGACCATGTCGATCGAGATCGATCCACCGGTTGCGGTACTGATGGTCAGCACGCCGGTACCCGCATCAAACGATCCGAGACCTCCGACAATACCGTCATCGGTTCCATTCAGTTCGTAGACCACGCCGTCATACTCAAACGAGCGGATGACATTTGGCCCGGTTCCAACACTATCAGCTTGCAACTGATTGACCGACGAGTCGGGATCAACTCCGGTGATCACGTTGCCACTGGTGGACTGGCCGGTGAAGAGCACATCCTGATCATCCAGTGCATCGATCTGGTCGCGCACCTCGATCTTGAACGACCCCGTATCGGTATCTCCATCCGCATCCATGATGGTGTAGAGGAAGACCTCTTCCGTAGTCTGATTGACCTCAGGTGCATCGTAGTTGAAGCCACCGGTCTCGAAGTCGAAGTCGAGTGTTCCACCCAACGCGGTTACCACCGTGAAGTTCGAACCAGCCACCACATTGGCATTGGCATCATTGGTGATCTGGGTTCCATCATAGCTGTAGGTAACGCCATCGATCTCGATCGAGACCACTGCGATGTTGCCACCCAATGGCCCATCGGATCCGAAGTCATCGGCAACGCCACCTTCCAAGTCACCAGCGAGAATATCACCGCTGATCTCAGCAGGAATGGTGCCGAGCAATGTGTCCCCGAGGTCATCGGCAGAATCAATCTGGATCACATTACCGTCAGGTGCATCGTTTGGCACCGCCACCGACTGCAGGTCCTCGTTGCTGGCCCCGGCTCCGATACCGATTGCATACGCATTGTTGATATCGTTCACCGGATCCTGCACGAAGCTCTCCCAGGCAGCCACCTCGTTCACGGTGAGCCCTTCGGCATCCGTGGTGGCCTGACCTCCGCCATCGTTGATTCCATCGTTCGAGCGAACCGTAGGCTCACCGTCGGTGATGAAGTAGATGTTGTTGGCGTCGGCTCCTGGGTTACCTGCCCAGGCGCTCTCAGCATCCACCACTGCGTCTTCGTAGTTGGTTAATCCGTTGCGCACACCATTGGTGAACGTACCGGTATCCCCTTGGGTAATGCCATCGAGATAAGCCTCCAGGTCAGCGAGTGCTCCTGGTTGGGTCAAATCGAACCAAACCGAAGGTTCGCGGCCGAAGCTGTCGAACGGCAACACGCGGATCGCAGTGACCTGACCGGTCTGTGAGGCGAACTCAAGAATCGCGTCCTTGGCAAGCGACAGCTTGGAGTTTGGATCTGTCTCGCTACCCATCGATCCGGAACGGTCGAGAATCATCAGCGCGCTGACAGTCGCGACACCCGGCTCGTCGAGCGAGTAGCAGTCGTCGTTGGCAACTGGTCCATCGTCCTCAATCTGGAAGACACCCTGACCAATGTTCAACGTAGCGGAATCGCTGTCGCCATCGGCATCGGTAATGGTTTGCACCACCTTCAAGCCGCTTGCAGTCGCAAGGTTGAGGATCGCCGAGTCGTCGTCGTTGGAGGTATCTCCATGCCAGACATTGGCCTCCTGGGTGAAGGTCAGCTCACCATTGGTTGGATCAATACTCAGCGTGAAGTAATCCGTCAGGCCGACCGAACCAGTGATCACATTACCACTCTGGTTGAGGACAATCTCTGCTCCCTGACCGATACCATCGATTCCGTCGATGGTGTCTGTGTTATCCAGGGCGAAGATTCCGCTCTTCACATCGACGCCGTCGAGGATCAGCGAGTAGCTCACACTGCCCTCTCCGTCCGAACCGAAGTCCGGAGTTTCGAAGTTGGCGGCAATCGAGTAAGTCACCGTATCCAATCCGGCAGGATCGCTGTCGCCATCGGTCTCTGACCCAAGCGGACGGGTCTCATCGAGCACCAGAGGAGCAACGGTCGCATTGGCCACTGCTGCGGTCGGGCCATCGTCCTGCAGCTTGAACACATCCTGCCCGATCAATATCTCGGCACTGTCTGTGTCTCCTTCAATGTCCGTCACGGTCTGGATCAACTTCAGAGCGTCAGGCTGAGCGGTCATCAGTGTCGATGTGTCGTCGTCATCGTTCACATTACCGTGCCAGACGGTCCGCACTTGCCCTTGATCATCATCAAGCTGGGTAAAGGTGATCTCACCGGTAGCTGTGTTCAACGTGATGGTGAAGTAATCCACTCCTTTGGCCGACCCGGTGATCACATTACCGCTCTGATTGAGCACGATCTCAGCACCTTGGCCGATTCCATCGGCATCCGCCAGTGTCGTATCCGTTGGGTCGACAGCATACAGGCCGCTACCCACGTCCGTGCCGCTCAGCAACAAGGCGTAAGTGGTAGCTCCCGGTCCATCGGCACCGTATTTAACCGGCTCGAAGTTGCCAGCGAACCCAGCGGTCACCGAAGCAAGACCTGCAGGCGAGCTATCGCCATCCGTATCGGATCCCTCTGGTCGCGACTCGTCGAGAACCAGTTCAGGCAATGCATTGGCATTGGCCTCCGCATCCGGCACGTCGTCGATCACATTGGCAACCAGCACATCGCTGGCCACATCGCCATCCGTGTCAGTCAACACCACGTCAAACACCTCGAAGAGCGAGTCATTACCTGGCTCGGTGTGGGTTTCGTTGTCCACCAGTTCATAGGTGTAAGTCACCTCACCAGTGCCAGGGTCATATCCGGTGATGGTCAACACATTGCTCAGTGGCGTGTTGATCACCACAGGTCCGACAAAGACGCCATCGGTAATTACTGCTTCACCATCGACGGTGAGATCATCAATTCCATCTTCAGCCTGGATGAAGAAGTTCTGAGGCTGGGTGGTCGACTCCTTGGTATCGTCCGATCCCTCGGACTCGCCAGGGCCGCGGCTGGCCAACAAGTCATCCTCGTTGACCAACACATCTCCGCCCACCGACTGAGGAGTCAGCCCGGTGATGATCGGCACATCGTTCGGTGTCAGCGTGACATGAAGTGATCCACCAACCTGGTCTCCATCGGCATCCTCAATCTTCAGATCGAACGAGAGATCCACCGGATCACCTGCATCAATCACTTGAAGCGAGATGTTGGAAACCGAGAACGGCTCTTCATTGCCCCCTTCAACCTCAAGACGGTTGTAGCCATCGTCGGTGAAGCTCGCAATCGACCATCCTTCCATCAATCCACTGAGTTCCACGCCATTGGCGCCATCGAAGGTCGCATTTGCGCCGCTTCCTCCGATATTGACCGCATCGCCAGTCACAGTGCCAATCAGCACATTGAACTCGTCGTAGATCTCGATCTTGGTGATCGTGTCCTTCACGTCGCCCACATCGCCGGTGACAAAGTTGTCTCCATCGGCATCGTATGCGGTGACCTTGAAGGCAACCGGACCGGTACCTGGCACCTGGCTCAAGCTGAACTTCGCTCCGTTCACGGTGTAGTGATCGTCGATGTTGAAGTCAGCTCCACTGACGCTGAACTCACCGAAATCGATCCGAACAACCTCGCCGGTGTTGACCGAGTTGTTGCCCACACCAATGTCAGTTGCGTTGTTGTTCACGGATCCACCGGTTGCAGTCACGAGCAACTCGGTATCAGTGCCGGGAGTCTCAATGATCGCCCATGGCACGTTGCCGGCATCCACGCCCGAAAGGTCGGAGAAGCTGACGCTGCTTCCGTTGTCGACCGAGCCAAACAACTCAACGCTGTAAGTGTCGTTGCTCAGTGACAAATCCCCGTCTTGGTTGAGCGTGATCGTAAAGACTTTGCCTGTGTTGGCATCGCCCCCGGTCGCACCAGTCAGAACGGTTCCATCACCATTGAGGTAGAGCAGAATCGCATCTCCATTTGATGTCTGACCACTGTCCTGGCCATTGGTGATGTTGGTGAAGCAGACCGACGCAGGTTCGTCCGCACCGATGTTGTCATCGACATTGACATCCGAATCCAAGTTGAAGGTAGCGGATGTGCCATCTTTATTGGCAAGCTCGCCAGCCTCTGGATGGATCGCCACAGGGATGTCATCCTGCACGGTCACCACGAAGCGTCCGGATCCACCGAGTTCGACGGCATCGCCGTCATAGTCGGTTCCTACCAAGAGCGCGGTGAAGTCGAGTCCCTCCACGGTTCCTCCTCCATTGACTTGGAGCGCGGTGTTCTCATCGTTGTTGCCGTCGTCCTCGTGATCGAGCTGATCATCAAGATCAAAGCTCCACGATCCGTCTGGATTCACCTGCAAGGTGAAGACAACGCGTCCACCCGCAGTCGCGGTCAGCGTGTCGCTGGTGCCATTGAGCGAGTAGCTCACCAGCTCACCTTTCGAGAGCAGTTCCGGCAGATCACCGGGATCGAGCTTCAGGCTCACAGTCAGAGGTTCGTCGGCACCTACCACAAACAGATCACTCAATGCTCCAGCAATTCCAGATGCCTCGTCATCCGCGTTGGTGTCACCGACTTCCTTGTTACCGTCGGACAGATCTCCAGGATCACCACCAACCAGAGCCATACCATCCTCTTCCACAAATGCGGTGACAGCAGGAGCATCGTCGTTGGTAACCGGCACGTCGTCCCAAACGGTCACGGTGAAGTCACCGATTCCTGTAAGCTCAAGGGAGTCGCCATCATAATCGGTTCCCACCAGCAACCTGGTGAAGTCGATGTACGAGACACTTCCACCACTGGTCAGGAGTTCGGAATTCTCACCGCCTCCGGCAACGTGATCGAGCTGATCATCCAAATCAAAGCTCCACGATCCGTCAGACTCGACCTTCAAGGTGAAGACCGTACGCCCACCTGCGGTTGCAGTTAAGGTATCGGCCGCAACATTCAGGCTGTAGCTCACCGCATCCCCTTTGGAGAAGAAGGTTGGCAGGTCGCCGTCGTCGAGCTTCAGGCTAACGCTCACTGGTTCGTCAGCACCCGCTGAGAACAACCCGGTGAGATCCTGAGTTCCGCTGGCCTCATCATCGGCGAACGTGTCTCCGACTTCCTGATTACCCTCGGACAGATCCCCTGCATCTCCCGACACAAGCGACATACCGTCTTCCTCAACTTCAGCACTCACTGGTGCCGCATTCGCAGCCTCCACCGGCACGTCGTCTTCCACCGTAATGACGAAGGCTCCGGATCCATCCAGTTCGAACGCGTCTCCGTCGAAGTCGGTTCCCACCAGCAAGCTGGTGAAATCAAGAGCAGAAACACTGCCGCCGCCCACAGTTTGCAGTGCGGTATTCTCGCTGTCGGTACCGTCATCCACGTGGTCGAGCTGATCCTGCAGATCGAAGCTCCAGGATCCGTCCTTGTTCACCTCAAGAACAAACACGGTACGCCCTCCGGCAGATGCGGTCAGGGTATCCCCCGCACCGTTCAACACATAACTCACTTCCTCTCCCTTCGAGAGCAACTGAGGCAACACACTGCCATCGAACTTGAGACTTACCTCGATAGGCTCGTCCGATCCCGAGGCAAACAGCTGGGTCAACGCACCAGCGTTGCCACTGGCCTCATCGTCATCATTACTGTCTCCCACCAGATCTTTGTTGCCCTCGGATCCATCACCTGTGCCAAACGACATACCGTCTTCCTCAACGGTCGCCAACACGGCAACCCCATTTGGATTCTCAACCGGCACGTCATCCTGAACAGTGACCACAAACTTGTCGCCACCTGTCAGCTCTACTTGGTCTCCATCCGTATCGGTAGCGACCAACAACTTGGTCATATCGATGGATGTCACACTTCCTCCGCCACTCAACGCGAGATCAATGTTCTCGCCGTTGCCCGCGACATGATCCAACTGATCTACCAGATCAAACGTCCACGAGCCGTCTGGCTCAACCTCAACCACGAAGACAACGCGGCCTCCAGCACTAGCGGTCAGTGTATCGGTGGTGCCATTCAACGAATAGGTCACCTCTTCGCCTTTCGAGAGCAATGCTGGCAGATCCCCGTCGTCCAGTTTCAAACTAATGCTAACTTCCTCATCCGCACCGGCCACAAACAACCCGGTGAGCGATCCGTCTGGTCCGGAATCCTCATCGTCAGCATTTGTGTCGCCTGGCTGTTTATTGCCTTCAGACAGGTCGCCGGTTGCCAATGACATTCCGTCCTCTTCTACAAACCCCTGAACTCGTGTTGCAGGATCCACTGCAATCGGCACATCGTCTTGCACCGTGATTTTGAAGAGCCCGTCCCCAGGGAGACCAACGCTATCACCGTCGAAGTCGGTTCCAACCAGCACGCTGGTGAAGTCGATCGCGTCGACACTGCCACCACCAGCAAGCTGCAGGGCTGTGTTTTCGCTATCGGTGCCGTCATCAACGTGATCGAGCTGGTCATTCAAATCGAAGTTCCACGATCCGTCTGGGTTCACCTCAAGGGTGAAGACCTCACGACCTCCCGCCTCGGCGGTCAGAACATTGCCGACCACGGTGTAAGTCACCAGTTCGCCCTTCGAGAGAAGCGCTGGCAGACCACTGACATCAGGATCCAGTTCCACGGTCACATCCTCGTCAGATCCATCAGAGAACAGTGCGCTCAATGAACCAGCTGCACCGCTGGTCTCATCGTCGGCATTGGTATCGCCGACTTCCTTGTTACCCTCGGAAAGGTCACCGGTTGCCAGCGACATGCCGTCTTCTTCCACCGCTCCGATCACAGGTGCCGGCTGTACCGCAGGAATCGGCACGTCATCGGTCACAGTGATGGTGAAGAGCGGTTCACTTGGCAGACTCACCTGATCGCCGTCGAAGTCAGTTCCCACGATCAGACTGGTGAAGTCGATCGCACCAACGCTTCCTCCACCGGCCAGTTGCAGTTCGGTGTTCTCGTCGTCGTTGCCATCATCGACATGGTCGAGCTGGTCATTCAGATCGAAGTTCCACGATCCGTCTGGGTTCACCTCGAGGGTGAAGACCTCACGACCTCCGGCAGATGCGGTCAGGATGTTGCCGACCACCGAGTAGGTCACCACTTCTCCCTTCGAGAGAAGCGCTGGCAGACCACTGACATCAGGATCCAGTCCCACGGTCACGTCTTCGTCCGCACCATCGGAGAACAACGCGCTCAACGAGCCTGCTGCACCGCTGGTTTCATCATCGGCATTGGTGTCGCCCACTTCCTTGTTACCTTCGGAAAGGTCACCAGTCGCAAGCGACATTCCATCTTCCTCCACTGCGCCGGTCACCGGAGTAACTTGCGGCGCAGGCACCGGAATGTCGTCGGTTACGGTGATGGTAAAGAGTGGCAGATCCGGCAGGTTCACCGAGTCGCCATCCGCATCGGTTCCCACGATCACACTGGTGAAGTCGATCACATCCACGCTGCCACCTCCAACGATTTGCAGTGCGGTGTTCTCATCGTTCGCGCCATCATCGACATGGTCGAGTTGGTCGTTGAGATCGAAGTTCCAGGACCCGTCCGGGTTCACCTCGAGAGTGAAGACTTCGCGGCCTCCTGCCGATGCGGTCAACACATTGCCGACCACTGCGTAGGTCACAGCCTCACCTTTCGAGAGCAGCTGTGGCAGCCCATTGGTGTCCACATCCAGGCTCACAGTCACTTCTTCGTCGGCACCATCGGAGAACAACGCGCTCAGTGAACCAGCAGCACCGCTGGTTTCATCATCCGCATTGGTGTCGCCAACTTCCTTGTTACCTTCGGAAAGGTCGCCGGTTGCCAATGACATGCCATCTTCCTCAACCGATCCAGTCACTGGGGCCGGCTGCACAGCTGGCACCGGCACATCATCTTGAACCGTCACGGTGAAGAGCAAATCACCTGCCAACTCAACGGTATCCCCGTCGAAGTCGGTTGCGACAATCACGCTGGTGAAGTCGATCGCATCCACGCTGCCACCACCTGCAAGCTGCAGTTCGGTGTTCTCGCTGTCGGTGCCATCATCCACATGGTCGAGCTGATCGTTCAGATCGAAGTTCCACGATCCGTCCGGATTCACCTCGAGAGTGAAGACCTCACGCCCCCCGGCCGATGCAGTCAGCACGTTGCCCACCACTGCGTAGGTCACCAACTCACCTTTCGACAGCAAGGCTGGAAGCCCGTTGGTGTCAGGATCGAGTCCCACGGTCACCTCTTCATCCGCTCCATCGGTGAACAGCGAAGTCAATGAACCAGCTCCACCATCGGCTTCATCATCCGCATTGGTGTCACCACCCTCTTTGTTGCCTTCGGAAAGGTCACCAGTCGCAAGCGACATGCCATCCTCTTCCACAAACGCTGCAATTGGAGTAACTCCCACAACAGCCTCAGGCACGTCATCCACCACGGTGATGGTGAACAACGGATCACCCGGCAGCCTGACCTCATCCCCATCGAAGTCGGTTCCGACAATCACACTGGTGAAGTCAATCGCATCGACGCTGCCACCACCTGCAAGCTGCAGTTCGGTGTTCTCGTCGTCGTTGCCGTCATCGACGTGATCGAGCTGGTCGTTCAGGTCAAAGTTCCACGATCCGTCTGGATTCACTTCCAATGTGAAGACCTCACGGCCACCAGCCGATGCCGTCAACACATTGCCCACCACGCTGTAGGTCACGACCTCACCTTTCGAAAGCAAGGCAGGAAGACCGCTGGTGTCCGGATCCAGGCTGACTGTCACGTCCTCATCGGCCCCGTCCACAAACAGCGCGC from Sulfuriroseicoccus oceanibius includes:
- a CDS encoding type I secretion system permease/ATPase — translated: MASTPVQDSTLSEGSTEVDLSGIESPRTPLKGREGFWTRSPLCQGLERMAGWHSISFSWDEASAGVPVEKASISMESLLEIARRIGFQCRLVKRPIAKLHEAVLPALLILKEGGVAVIEPSGQAGAPNTLEWDKEKQQWVNIGRGALNKLYSGYLVMFRPSGFESRFEEENRSAAYAAGDNTGWFWKTVWQFKSEILRAIPASLMVNLFAIAMPIFTMTVYDRVVPNNAVETLWVLAVGVLAIFVFEFFMRLLRGAFLGRLGKRLDGVLSGMVYDHLMAVSMKGKTGSSGILAGKARAYESLREFFISATLAGLVDMPISLLMIGVIFHLGGPVGWVPVAAAICMLVMGFLARFPLMRVASESYRQGLERQAFLAETIHGLEAVKGSNSQGFFRHRMERMIRDSSDVDVKAHWYSLLANCSSSWIINTSNVILVVLCVFQVKAGDMTMGAMIACIILLSRALNPLASVAAIGTRLAQVKTSLKGLSEVMAMPLEYGGDQSQKFSLVTELVPDYQLKDVNLKYDDEGRYAIKGLNLHIRPGECWAVLGKIGSGKSSLLKLLNKINEPCDGQILLNDLDYSQYHPATLRRLAGYMQQESALFQGTLRDNLSLGKPWASDEEIIEVANKIGIGDLINSHPMGLYAPVTERGQSFSGGERQAICLARVLLQTPKVLLLDEPTANMDVTSEMRALKAIQAYVKEDPERAMVVATHKMSVVKIATHCLVLDQGKVYLSGPRDKVLAKLREQASEGQPQAKH